The segment cacataaatgagaaccataacacagagatttatacgtggaaaatctcaatgaggaaaaaccacggtgggatttgtgacccacaatatcaattcactagtcatatgaagagatattacaatatatgatgggcatgcacttgcaggaaggcttacaacctagagcacactgctcatcacaataggagcctcgctgactacataacaatccagacaacaatccagagaagtgtgaactactcaATATAGCATCTCTTATggtagaatacagttctggtttaagctataTCTATTCCACTTAAAACCTAAAACCtgagtaccagaataacccttacattgAATTCCTCACATGCATAGTCTCTGTAatatatttcgcattacattacatccatatatccattccacatgtctatcccttATCTTCTCATTcatgcaaaatgatctaatcaatctcccctatataccctatacaaatttatgccttatgttgacttacaaagatatatacaatatcagatttgcatgttggccatataacataaatgagtaCGCATTAAAACAAGTTGCCCATGTCGAATCCAAAATGTGCCATCCTCCAATACCGATGATCTTTACCATACCATGTTGACCTGCATTATCAGTGCtagtgtcagtgtcggtgtagactttgtgaagtgcctgtcggtacaccatacaAATCCAGAACACAAAATAATGAAACcgaaccaatagagtgtcaattgccaacaaccctATGATAGAAAATAGTCCTTAACATGGGATTAGTTGGTAGTTAGGTGTTAGTTCCCAAATGTCTGCCCCCACATAAATCTTAACCTACTTGTCAGGAGAGCTACAACAAACAACCTGGAAGAGATTGTGTTGGGATCTCCATCCCAACAACTCCTGATGTGAACTACAAAGACTGCAGAGGAATCAAATTAGGTAGCTAAGTTTTTTGAATTTGAACTTGGGGGGGAATTTTTCAGAAGATAGCTCCAAGACAAAAAGGGAGAATGTTCTCCAGAATGTTGAGTTAGTTCAGAGAGTTCAATAGAAGCTCTAGAAGAAGTGCACCTCAAGTCAGAGAGATCAGCAAATCAGGAAAAGAAGAGTAGTTGCCAAAAAATCTCTAGCAGAGAGAAGTATAGCACCAGAATCTGTGAGAGTGTAGAGAATAGAAGTTAGATAGAAGTAGCCTTTAGGTGTGCATGTATTTTGTTAGCAGAGCAAAGATAGCTCCTGATTGTTTGGCCTATCAGTTGAGTAGTGATTGCTCCTGACTGTAAGAAGTTCCAAGTGAGCATTGTTTTGTAGTGAGCTCAATGAAGCTCTATATTTTGTGTAGTTGAATGCAGCTCTTGATCATTCCTTGTAGATTAGGAAATAGAAATTATTTCTAAGTTAGTAGTTTGTATTTTGTAATAGCTATCTCCAGTTTATTTAATAGAAAGCTAAGAATTTGCATGTCACCTATGGTTATGTTTGTTGGATTTGCATTTCCAGCCACCATTTGAATCTTTCTGACAGCCATGGCAATGTAATAGCttaattgattttttttgaatGAATAGTGTTTGTAGTTTTGGGACTTTGTCTCATTTTTCTAACATttagtatcagagcaggtttcgAAAGAGGCCTCTCTGATAACAGATTGTAGATCTTACACTCCTTTACAACGagccagccttaaaccacacacactaagcaacatattaagtctacggaatgttagtcaactctgagtatttaacacttttaagcctagaagtgtattcttagtgtgaccacacacattaaaaaatatattaagtcGAAAAAATTTCAATCAACACTTTTAAGCCTCAAAATGTAAGCTTAATATGTGTGATTTAAACCATTAGTTTGCAACACCATTATCTTTTTCTACGTCCATTTACTTGTTGTAAATTCAAACGATGCAAACAAAGGAGTGGCAGTATCCTGGGCACCTTGTGCAAAATCTGGAAATTTTTAGCATCCAACCTTCTTGCATGTTTGTCAGTGATTCTTGTTGGGATCCTGCGCTCCTTGCAGCGAACTCATTGGGGCAACAAGAAATACACAGTAGGTCGATTGCCTAATTTAGAACACATGGAAAGTAATGATGATCTGAGGGGTTCCATTGATTCGTTGAAACTTTCGAGGGGTAGGCTTGTTTTCAGAAGGGCTATGGTATTACTTCTCATATTAACATCTACAATTCCTAATGGTATGATTGTCTGGTGTGTGCAAAATGGGAGAATAGAGGAAGCGCAAAAGATTTTTTAGTCAAACGCCAAGTCGAGATATGGTTGCATGGAACTCCATGATTTCGAGGTGTGCTTCTAGTGAAAAAAACTAGAGTATCCTCGTCCGTTGTTTGATAATATGCCAGAAAATTTGTTGGTTGGTCTAAGGGTGAACTGAAGGTTGCAGACTTTGGATTGTCTATGCACACTTTTCATAAAAGGAAAACCATTTGTGGAACCGTGGATTAAATTATTTACCCATAGAAATAGTTAAAAGCAAAGAACACGATAGTGGGGCTGCTTCACAAATTCCTACCACTTGATCAACTGAAGAAGAGAATCGTAGACTCTTGGCAGAGACAAAAACTTAAATAGGAGATCATTGTCTGAGATGGGGGACATGACTTTTATCGTAAGTTGAGGTTGCAATGACTGTTATCAGCAAATGATATCACTATGAAAGATGTACAATTAGAACAGAGCAATAAGCGGTTATGTCCTTTTTTGAGTAGGGATTCAAACAAGGTTTTAAATATGAAGTGGCTAAGATCAAGCCTACATTTGTCGCTCATATGAACTTCTGTAAGCTCTCAGGCATATGAATATGGCAAGAGTGTGTTGTCTATGTGTGGATATCAAAATAATGTCCAAAGATTACCTTTTTATGCCTGTGGCTATCTCACATTTAGTGGAGCAATAGTTTATTTTTGAAGCAATAACGATTTGGGAGATTGAGTGTAAGGATGCATCATCGGTGCAAACTGACATCCAAGGAGTTTTGTAATTGAAGGGGGCAACTATAAAGGGAATGTTAGAAAATAGTGTTTAACATAGGATTAGTTGTTAGTTAGGTGTTAGTTGTTAGTTAGTTGTTGAGTAGATAGAAGTTAGATGACTTTATAAAGTCATGGCAATGTAATAGTTTGATTATTATTCTTCGAATGAATATTATTTGTATTTATGGGATTTTGTCTCATTTCTCTATTACTCTACATTCAATCTTGGTTTCATTCTTTTTTAGGGAGATGAATTTTCCAACTGATTAAAGTGGGATAGTCTCAAACTTTTTACATAATTGCTATAAAGAAAATACCTAGAACACATGAGGGATACACACCAGGCAAAAGACTAAACCTGAGACACACAAAAACTAATAGAAAACAATAACAAAACCACTATGCAACTAGATAGCAAAAATCCAGACAACCAACCACCCACCACAGACACAAAGAAATGGTCTAGTGAGTAGGGGTATTTTTAGCTTTCCACTCATGATAAAACACTTTACCTTTACCAACAATTTAGGCAAATGAATGTAATTCATTGGGATTGAATCATATTTAGCATTCATAAGTGGCAATCTACCATCATTGCAAGATATTTTATGTTGAGGGGGGTTGTTGGTCTCTCTTAGTAGTGGTTTTATTTATACTTTTAGAAAGCATTTTATATTTTTCCCTTTTGGGGTCCCATTGAGTTTCTCCTTTAGTTTTTTTGTGAGATAttcatttatacatggaaacctaaCATTGTCTCATAGTTGGGACCCATCCTTCTTTCACATTCTCCCAAGTTATACATaagggggtgttggtgtgaatgGGTTGTTTTTCCTAACTAGTTCACCACCTAGGTCTTATTCAGACTAGCTAATTATGTTTTCTTAAAGTACACAGATAATACTTATAAATTTATATCGAAAGACATAAAATTAATATATGTGCTATATAATATTATGTAGTCCTATGTCTCAACTTTTTCAATATAATCAAGGGATCCTTTTTGTATTCTAAATTAATCACTCTAACCTATTAGTATATATTTACATCTTCAAGATAGAACAATATTGTTTTATCATATTTGATATCTCTCATGCTTTTATTGAAGCTCCTAAATCTTAGTTAGCTATATATTCAACAGAATCTTTTATTGTTTAAATAAGTTAATGCTACTTCTCTCACGCATACTTTTGCATAAGATTTAAAGTTTTTAATTGTGTTGATTTTGGTTATTTCACTTTTTCATAATTGatcaattttcaaattaaattttaacaAGTGTTTCAAATTTAGATTGGAGCTTCgcattcaatattttcttgtctTATTTTTCCTAGTAAATAGATACTATAGGGATGGAGAAGAATGGTTCACGAGCATAGGTTCAAGTATGGCACTGATTCAATGAGTAATTAGACAAAACAACTCATTTCACTTGTTTCCTCAAATATGATATATAGCACATTGGTTGAACATACACCCTAAAATTGTTGTAATTACAAATCAATATGATCCACCAATATCTTTAGCACCTCTGGTTAGATTTTGTTCGATAGCAATTTTCAAGTTTATACTCATTTAATAGATCAGAGAATTATAGTATAAGAAATATTTTTTTTCACGAGATTATGACGACGTTCAAGAGAGTGTAATTTTTAGAAAGATTTCTCAACTTTCAATAACAAGTATatcatatttataattttatatttaagaATTTAAATTACTTATATTTTTTAAGTATATACTGAAATAAAAGCATACAATATTTTTATCAAGTATTAATTTTGTTGAATATTATGTTTTATTatgttattaaaataaaatttataaatataatacaacttattgtctctttctttcaaataaataataaatatattgcaTATATATACTCAttactttttaataaaaaatattatttctactATAACTTTTTATTTACAATATATAATATCCTACAACTTGTCATTCACATAAACTGACATAAAGAATATcattatatacataaataaatttcAATATAAAAAGTTTAACAATCACATTGAATCTATCCAAAATAGTATTATAACATAATTATAATTACATTAAAGTCATTCCCTATATGAACTAATCCACTAACTTTTATGATCGATGGTTCATGTTTATGGGGAGACTTGCAAGATGATTGCAATGCCTACAACCATTGGATCATTTGAATAATAAATTTCTATATTGATATTAAATATTGTAAATTAGTATGTATTTTTCTAATAAAATGACAAAATGAGAAAAAAACTTacataaaaaacaaaaatcttaataaGATTTTATATTGACATTAAAACATATTCATGGTCTCATATTTATAATATTCTAAAAGGAAAAAGTATGATAATCTTAAATTAATATGTATTTCtctaataaatttaataaaatgacAAACACAAAAAACTTGCACACAAaaccaaaaatcttaaatttactattaaattaaaaaataattctctatattgatatttaaaaatattttagataATATACAAaacattctttaaaaaaattattataatcttatttttgaaaatatttaataaatattataaattaaaatattatattatagttctagtttttttttaaagttttgtaAGCCTTGTCCCTTTGATTATTACACCTCTTACACCCTTGTCCCTTTGATTATTACACCTCTTAAAACCTGAGTGGACGGTGCAAATAATGAGTGTGCCATAATACTCATCAATTATGTCCAACCAATTAGACTACAACCCTTGTCCTTTTGATTATTACACCTCTTAAAACCTCAGCGGACGGTGCAAATAAGGAGTGTACCATAACACTCATCGATTATGTTTAGTCAATTAGACTACAACCCTTTCTTGACTTTTATTACATTTAGATAAAGCCTCTCCCAtataattttaatttcaaaatcgaTTTTTTTCTATCAATAATTAAACCCCTCCAATATAATTTTGTTTTCTAACATGAAATGGAATTTGAGCCTTATGAGTTTGAATTTCATTTTTGAGTGAGGATATTTTCAAAATGTACTTTGAATTTCATGTGGTAGTAATTAAAATGCCCTAAAGAGAAGATGAACATCACTAACTTAACCttgaaacaaaatagaaaagtattAAATGAAATAGAGTCCTAATTAGAGAGTAGAGAACACTTGTAGACATATGAATTCTATGATACATGTAATAGTAATTAAAATGTCATGAAAGAGAACGAGAAGATAAACACTTAACTTGACCTCCAAGACAAAATAGAAAAGTATTAAATGAAATAGAGCTCCCAATAGAATCTCCCAATCTCTTGAGACAATATAGAATACTGTAGATATGATTTCCACAGTCCATGTGATAGTAAATAGTAATTAAAACATAATGAAAGAGAAGATCAACACCATTAACTTGAActctgaaataaaataaaaaacaatatatataattTCCACTGTCTATATGATAATAAATAATATGACCTCTGAAAGAACATAAAAAACTATTAAATAAAAATAGAACCCTCATGAGACACGACAGACAATCCATGAGACACAACAGACAATCCATATATTATTGTGCATAGCTTCGCATAGAAAATACCATCAAACACGTcttatcaaataaaaaattaatattatcatATTCAATCCATCAACATGACTCCTTTACAACCGCAGACATCCGAATAAACCAGGCGTATAACTAAACTGTAAAAAATATCTAAAGCAGCCATATACAAGCAGACTATACAAAATTCAGTTGCACAGGCAATTCCTCCAAACTAAGATCTCTATAATGGCAGCAGTATAATTGCACAATATTTCGGCTCTCTCAGATTCTCATCCTTCAGTAAACTTCCGCCTTTGGGACATCAGAATGAAATCTCACCCGGTTTTTCTGCAtagaaaaaatcaagcaaaactcaGCCAAAACCTTAACAATTTCAAACTTTCACAACAGGAACAAAAATCAAACTAAACAAAGATAAAAAGCAGGATGTATTACCACAGTTTTCGTGCAGGAACGGCGGGGCGTttcaaagccctgattttgaaTCAAATTCGGGCTACAAGACTCAATATTTTTGGGCTCTCCATTGTTAAGGCAGAGGTCCAGAATCTTTGCAGCAGTTTCGGAACTGTTCACGCCTTCCAGAGTCATTCGAGCCAGTTGGGCTTTGCTCAACCTGACTTTAACCCTAATGGACCCATCTTCCCCTCTCATGGGGGACGAATTCCCAGAAACTGCACAAGGAGAAGAACTAGCAGTAAGCCCAGTGATATCAGAGCTGGACCTCCGAGCTAAAAGCATGGCTTCAAGTCTCGACTGGGCGCTCATGTTCCTCCCAGGGCCACGAAAAGCCTCAATTTTGGGCATCTCAAGCAGAAAATAGAGCTGTTTGGTCATAAGCTGTGTGGATCCCTCCAGAGGCCTGGCTCGAACGCCCACATGACGAACAGCATCAGAGAGCAATATAACATGATTTGGGTAGTCTTGCAGAAGCTGATCCACCGTTATGTGGGTCTTAAATTTCAGAACTTCGCCATCCAATTTCATCACTTTCACCTGGCGCCCTGTTCTGGATGATGCAGCCGCGTTACCCATTTCAGATTTCAACACCCAGAAGCAGAAAAAACCAGAGATTTGTGAGTATTCCAGGCGTACCCGGAACAACCCAGGGTGCTGAAATTTATAATATTTGGTTGGATTGAGTAAAAGGTAGCGAAGACTCCGTGAGGAAGACGGCAGTCCAAGGCGGTCCGAAAGTCAGAGAGCCCTAAATACGCATCTAAATCGAATTCGATCTGATTGAAGCGTTTGAGGCCTCAAGTCAAAAGTGGGACACTGAATCTTTCAAAACATATAATATAGATAAGAAAAAATAAAGTACAAACATTTGCAAAGCAATTTAACTTTTCAAGCTGCACAAACTGCACCACAAGATTGCATTTGTTCGCGAGTGCAATTCACGGCCCGATTTGGATGAGTTAACTTTGAATTTAATAGTTTTAAATTAAATATATGTTATGTATTTAACATATATATCTAGAAACTGTAAAAATAAGTTTTGTATTTTAGGTACTAGTTTAGTCCATCCGGTTCACAAAATTCCAAGATCATTTTGGATTATGCAGGGAAGCGTGAAAGGCCAACTGGACGTTTTAAAAGTTCTTAAATTTTTCTGGTCCATCGTTACATCGGACGTGTAATTAATTTTATGTTCTATATTGAATATCACTATTGACTCCTGattaaatattaaactaaatgGTTTTTCAACGTATTTATTCTCTTTAAGAGTCAATCGAGGATTGTTTTTTAATATTCAGGACAGAGTAAAGAAGTCGATAAAATGAAAGATGTTATATCTAAGATGATAATATTGTGGAAGGCAATGAGACTTTAGGGTTCAAAGTTCTTCATTTCAGAAACATTGAGGACCAACATTGAGGACGGAGTAAAGAGGTTCCTTTGGGAATGACTTGAATCACATACACTAAGCTTACACTTTTAGGCTTAAAAGTGTGAAACACTTAGAGTTGTGACATTTTCTAGTCTTAATATGTTGATTAAAGTGTGTGGTCACaataagaatacacttctaggcttaaaagtgttaaacactcagagttgagtAACATTCTCTACACTTAAAAAAAATAAGAATCTTAATCAAACAAAGAGCTACATATCTTACCTTATCAATTGAATTTTTTACATTTAATTCTATATCCTTGTTAATCCCTTCCTCCTCCtaaacattatttattaataattcaactaatttattttttcaaaatgtatatataaaaatatttataactaAGATTCTTAATAAAAACAATTTGAGCTAAATATCTTGACTTATCAATCAAATTCCCTACATTTAAATTTATATTCTTTTTAATTCCTTCTCATTCCTAAAAATTAGTTTTTAAtacttatttaactaattcatcttttcaaaattgatataaaaatatatttatctaagatTCTTAATTAATCAAAGAGCTAAATATTGTCAAATCAATCAAATTTCCAACATTTAATTTTATATCCTTGTTAATCCCTTCTTATTcctaaaaattattttatatactCTTTTGACTaatttcttttttcaaaatttataaaaata is part of the Cryptomeria japonica chromosome 10, Sugi_1.0, whole genome shotgun sequence genome and harbors:
- the LOC131063436 gene encoding uncharacterized protein At1g66480, producing MGNAAASSRTGRQVKVMKLDGEVLKFKTHITVDQLLQDYPNHVILLSDAVRHVGVRARPLEGSTQLMTKQLYFLLEMPKIEAFRGPGRNMSAQSRLEAMLLARRSSSDITGLTASSSPCAVSGNSSPMRGEDGSIRVKVRLSKAQLARMTLEGVNSSETAAKILDLCLNNGEPKNIESCSPNLIQNQGFETPRRSCTKTVKNRVRFHSDVPKAEVY